ACAACGTTAACTACTGAAGTACCATGCAATTTCACAGCACCATGATGCATACTGTTGCATGCCAGAACAGCAGTTCTGAACTCTTTTTTCAGCGATACTTTTCAGTgacgtaaaaaaaaaaaaaaaagcacatatttGTATAACAGCCagttttaatctgctttttaatATGCCTACTCACTGTATGTATTCAAGTATTCAAACTATACAAATGTAGTTTTTAAATGGGAGTTCTGTTGAAATAATTGAGAAATTTATTGAGCTAAAAAAACCGTGCCATCAGCTGAGAAAAGCCATTACTGAAAACAAGACAGATATACATGAAGCTCAACAGTAGGCTCAAATTCTGAATTAATGGAAAATCATCTTACATATACTCCAGAATcacttgtttctgaaaaaaaaaagtaaataaatctcCTTTAATCACAATAAATAATCATTCATTTATAATTGACTGCAACTGTTTGATTATGCAAACAATAGCCAATATGACAGAATAAATTCACATAATGTATTGgaactttcaaaatgtttttgaaaaagttCCTGTGAAGAGAAAGCTCACACAgttatctggggaaaaaaatctggaaatttgaaaaataaaagatttgaCATGGAAAAGATCGCAGAGTTGAACGTCAATACAGATATactaaataaaaacatgaaaaggtttccctcccctcccaaagaaaacaagatagcAAAATTCCTTCATCTATTCAGTGATGTAAAAATTGTTATTCTAGGATCAAATACAGACAGGAATGTGTGcacgcacatacacacatgctcAGGCTACTGCTGCTGATAAAACTGGACTTGTTCAGAAACTATAAATTtattaaaggaaagaaacatttgaTAGCAGCAGCATAGTTTAGGAGTCATCTCCACCCAATCCACCCCACCCTTGGCTCACCAGAACCCTGTTTGTACAGCTTCgtggtggtgggggttttttgtttattttttttttttaagcatctgcTGGAACTGCCTGACCTGGTATATTGTCAGGTTCCATCCAGGGGGACAAGGGGCAGGTCTGTTTCacctatttaaaataaaattaaaaaatccaggCATCCTAAAACTCTTAAAATCTCTTAAAGTGAATGGTTCATAAATACCTGTACAGACTAGCTCTTAAAGAAATAGTTATCAGGAAAATCCTCATATTTTCTTCAACAGCTGTTCTGTATACATGCCACTTGCCCCAGCTGAAGAGAAACTACCTATGCTGAAGGTCACATTGAGAATGTTGAAGGTTTAGAAAGATCAACTATTGAGTAGTTGATTGTCAGACCTACTTTAATCTGCTGCCTGAAAAATGGTCAAACGCATGTGCACATTGGCTGCGGACCCCATATTTCCAAGCTTCGAATACTCAAAAGATGCTGCAGAAGGTAAGCGACATCAGAACAGGCTGCAACACAATGCTAGACCTGAACTATCTACTTTGCAGAACATGTAAATTAAGCTTCAATTAGGTAATCCCTAAATTGTCAAAAGGCTTGATTTTTCGTGCTCTGCACAAATGGCTTAGTAGATTAGAGGCTTAGTCCCACTACCTTTTTAGTTCACTAAAATACATATGCTCCAGCTGATATTGTAGCATGGCTGATGTGAGTTTCTTTTAAGGAATGACATGAGGACCCCATCTGGCCCATcataaatacttgaaattttCACCCTTCTCATTCCTAGTGAGAACCGGGTTGACACTAGGCTGTTTTAAAGTACGGACTGATAGGAACATCTAGGGAAAGCCTCACGTGGACGGTGCACTATATAAGTGAATACCCGAAACACATACTTCTTCACAATTTCCAGGTCTCAATTTCTCATCCCACAGCCTAAgatgatacaagaaaagagGTTCAAAAAGAATCTTGATGGCAGCACCTCCCAAGTCGTTCACAAAGAATAATGCTACAGAGCTCACTTCCCCCACGAATCCCCCAGCAATAGTTGGGAGTACCGTGTAAGAGCTAACCTTATAAAGCTGAGACCGGACTGAGTGCACACGTTTCAGTCAGTTTACcactaataaaatatattcagtgGGGTTCTGCAGTCACTGTTAGGGAACAGCAAGAGTGGACACTCCGCAGAGGGGTAGCTGAAAGGAAGAGGGGTCCCACTCGCGCAGTCCCTGGGCAGGGTGCACAAGGCAGGCTGGTGACAGTAAGTGGGGCTCGCCAGGCACAGATTCAGCTCAGACAGGGACAACACAGAGGATTTGAGCttaaaagcagctgctgagcagtgagGTAAAAAAAGGCCCCCAGCGAGGCTTCCCTCAGCCATCTCACACACATCTTTTCCCACCAGTTGGAGGTCGGTCACAGCTACCCAGGATCAGAGCTGTCCTTAAGCAAAGGCAGCCAAACCCCTCAGGGGAAGAGGTGGCACTCAGGGCCCCTAACAGCCACCGTAAAGGCCAATATTACAACTCTGCATGTCTCCTTACCAAAGGGTAGGCAACCAGAGAGTCTGTTAAGCTCTGAATGAGCAATTGAATACCACAAGAAACCCTCAGAGGTGTTGAAACACCTTCCTCATAGGTTGAAATAGAGGGCTTGCCTTCTAAGAATGCTAGGTCCTAGCGAGAGCAAGGAAAAATCATACTTGTCTAGAAGAGCAGTGCTACTTCTCCACTTgactacagattttttttaagagttcacTGACTTGAAACTTTGACCTCCTAAGTAAGGTGACCAGACCATTACTCGAAGATGACCAAATTCAGGTGCTTGGATGCTTCTAACAGAAGCAAACCTATGAGAGTCTCTCTAAAGACATGCATGAATAATTTGTaatctgaagacagaaattttaAAGTGATAGGCTTTTCTAGAACCCACCTAACACAAGCGTTATTtacatcagaaaaagaaaagcttcagtcTTCAGTGACATTGAACAGAGAACTGTTCTACTGGGAAGACTGTATATTTCAAGCTCTCAGGTAAAGGTACTActggtcacaagaacatgaactGAACCACATAATGTTCATACCCAGAGTACATGctttaaattagaaaacaagTTAGCTTTACTAACAATCACATGCATGCATATAGCTGCGTACCTatccattttcttcattcaACAAATATTGGTACATAGCACCTATAAATACTAATTTTACCTATGTAAACTGGACCAACTATGTGCCTTACCTGAAAAACCTACAGCACAATTCATTTCATACGAAGGATCATCCAGAATTTTCACAAGCATGAATTCCAGAACCATATAAACAACTCCAATCAGCACGGAAAATACTGCAATTATGTATGCAAACCATATGCTCttaagttttttttccagcatcatCCCCTTCCAAAGCATGGAAATCATGTTGTAATACAAATGCCAGTCATCTGCATGGTGGACAGGAGAAAGCAGTAAACGCTCCCAGTTCTTTCGGTAAAAGCCTTCATTTACACTGATACACACTTCAGACAGTGGCTTCACAGgattcagaaagagaaaaatattcagtgcaAGTACCCCAAGGGTAACAGAAGGAATGTTCTGGAGTCCCACTTGAGAAATTTGATAAAGTAGCAAAAGCAGTCCAGCATTGACTCTTCCTTGCCTTCGCTGCATTATTACTACTTATTCAAAGGAATGTGAAGATTATTCTGATTTCTAGTCTCTTGTTCAAATTCAAGACCATACAAATTCtggaaattctgaaagaaaaaaaagtaactgtatTATTATACGTATACAGGGGTGGTTTAGACATGTTCCCATTGATACTGTGACTCTCTCAGAATTATTAAATAGTTCAGGAAGGAAACCagttaaaaattcttttctagAGTCTCAGTTTTCAGGTTTCCTATctttgctacattttttttcatgaccATTTTCCCAATTTTTACAAATATTCAGTACAAGCcaagaatgaaaattaaaatacgCAATTTCAAAATGTAACAGAGACACAGCTAAGTACTCCTAAATGTAAGCTTTGAAAATTCTTATTGCTTTCCTAGTGGCTAGAATTCAAAGTTTAGTTTAAAAgtatacaaggaaaaaaaccaaccaacctgTAGGAGAAAATCATACACAAAAACAGCACATAAAATTTCCAGCTACAGCAAAATATTCATCTTTGCCCTATTTATGCCAGATTACATGAAGGATTAAAAAGAGCTACAGAAGTTCTAGATCTAGCTAGAAATAGGGTTACCATAACAAACTGAGAAAGGGCATCGAGCTTAAGTGTGCAAGCCGataaagagaggaggaaggaagctgCATTACAGAATATAGCACAGGGTGACATGGAGTTTCTAGAGACTGGAACCACCTGCAGGAGACAGGAAGAGACACTGAATTTCAAGGAGCTTCTGTGGGCCACCTCATCTTGGCCACAATGCAGGAGCCCAGGTGGGTTTACCTCTGCACTGCTGGTTGCTCTGCTTCTATTGCTGCAACCAACCCCACAGCACATTTGCCACCATCCATGAGTCTGTATAAAGTATTGGCCATTTTTCTCAGTCAGCAACACCTAAAGCcagctttcacctctgcaatCCAACTCTATTcaccttctcctgcagcagctcctgcaactTGTTGTAGGGGGCTCTATACAGCCACCTTCCACCTTTAACACTTCCTTAAAATATGCAGGACCCATCAGTAAAAAAGGCATATTGCTTCCCATTTTCTAGTAATTTATTATACCGTGGGGTCTCTTCAGCATGTCACCTCCTCCTCTGATGACATTCCAAAATCTTTGCCTTCTGGCCAGTCCACGATCACTTCCAAGATTCCTGGACAGCTGGGGGTGCCTACTTGAGCTTGTTTTGTGAACAGCGACCCACTTACTCCATGTAGCATCAGTTGCATGACATGTAGAGAAAACCTTCCCTTTGaacatccagcccagcagcagcaaccaggGTGCCAGGAGAGCTATGCTTCAGTACCGATCACTTCCAAAGCAGCTTGAACCCCTGTATAAGTCACCAGTATCCCTTTTTCAGTTGGGGTATAGCAGGCCTCAAACCCTTTATATCCCTGACTCCAAAAGCCAAAGGGTTTAACCTCGAATCTCCTCCGGTGCTTTCTGTCAAGGCTCCACGTTAAGGCCATTCTCCCCAGCCGCACTGTAGAGCACATATTTTACACCTTGCTCTGACTGGACTGGCCCAAGGGTAACTGCATGAACTATCTCCTGTTTAATTTGTACAAAGGCTTGTCATTGCTCAGAGCTCCACTAGAAATCATTCTTCTTCCTGGTCACTTGATAGGCAGAGCTTACAATCAGACTGTAATTTGGAATGTACCAACCCACAACGTCCAagaaaacttttgttttctttgtagtaGCTGGTGGAGACATAGCTGTTACTTTGTTGATCACATCCATTGGGATCTGACTACATCCAccttgccattttattcccaaaaaATGGATCTCCTGTGCAGGTTCCTTGACCTTACTCTGTTTTatagcaaaaccagctttcagaagcatttgaactatttccttccctttctcaaaaacttctGCTGTATTACCCCACAGGATGATATTGTCAATACATTGCATGTGTTCCAGAGCTTCATGCTATTTCAGTGCAGTCTGGATCAGCCCCTGGCagatggtagggctgtgttCCCACCCCTGGGGCAGTCAATTCCAGGTGTACTGGACAGCTCTCCAAGGGAAAGTGAACTgtggcctgcactctgctgccaaAAGGATTGAGAAAAACACATTAGCAATATCAACAGTGACATACCGTTTGGCTGCCTTTGACTCCAGTTCATATTGAAGTTCTAGCATGCCTGGTATGGCAGCACTCAACAGCAGCGTGACTTCATTCAGGCCATGATAGTCTACTGTTAGTCTCCATTCTCCATTACACTTTCCCACCGTCTGTACAGGTGGTGAGTAGGACCCATCTTCTTTTGTTGCCAGAACTCCCAGAATGGTTTTTCCCACTTTTCAGATACATTTTCCACAGCTGAGATGCACGTCTGTAAGGAGGAAGAGAGATTTTCTTTGTATTGCCAGAGTTGGTGAGCCACTTCATCCACTGCTCTGCCTCTCCAGGTCATTACTGCCAATGAGTTGGCATATGATGATGGTGTACGCCAGAAAAATTTCCACCACATGGGTTGTGTGCATTAGATTTTGACTGGATCTGTGGGTGACTGTGTGTTGTTCAGGTCATAATAAAACATCTCTAGCACAGCTAACTCTTTTAGATACTGGATACCTCTTTCCACAGTGGTCCACATGCCTGGGTGACATATAACATCTGCCTTGAAGGAGTAAGTTTCCTTCATGCTTCATAGCAGTTGCCTCCAGAGGCAGAGAACTTTGTCCCTCTTCCAACTGCCTTTTCAGTGCCCCCTTCCCTAGAAAGTCGTCCCATCTGCTTGGCTTCCTACCCTCTGAATTCCAGGCTACTGGCCCCATTATTCCAGCATCGGATCAGCTAGGTGATAATGTGCTTATCTGGACGATGGCTGAAATCTTTTCCACATATCCCACAGTTCACTCAGGGATAGGTATTGAGTTGTTACCTCTTgttctccttcttcctcctgctgttgTGGTGGCCCTGCTTTGTCCTCCTTTACTAAACAAGCTGAATTTCATGTCCATTGCTTCTTGTATACAGGGGCAACCGGTACCAGCACAGCTTGGTCCTCTGGttcagctgcagtgcctgttcTGTCATCAGAACCAGGGATCTTCTTTTCCCCTTGAGGGTACTGAATAGTGTTGAACAGGACTCGGTAGGCACAGGCCAGGCCCCAGCACATTGCAGTGACCCATGTCTCTCTGGAATCGCCAGGCCGACAGCATACTTCCAAACATTTGACCAGTTTTTTCAGATTCTGCACTTGTTCAGGGGTGAAGTTCCAAAACACTGGAAGCGTGCACTGTCCTAGCATCCCACACACCCTGCCACTCATAACTATCCAGCCTCAGAGCAGATCTCTGGGTGGTATTCTTAAATAGTTGTTTAACCCTAAACAAGATCTGGAACACATTCAGCAACGTGCTGGTTCCTGGCAATATGACCATGCTAGTTCCAGCATCCCAAGGACATCCAAAATTTTCAAATGGTACTGTAATTAgcctggtggggaaggggaagatgtGGGAAGATGTCTCCTCCAGAGGCTGGCTTTCCAAGGAGGAAAGGTAAAAGGCGTAATTATTAATAGTTTCCAATAGATGGCTCCCGAAGTACAGAGGTGGTGGCAATGCTGAAGTACAAATACCAGGTTAGTCTCACAACCAGCAATTTCATCATGAACCAGTGTTACAAAGTACAAGAAAATGACAACCTTAATCCAGCCCTCAGAAATGATAAATATCACAACAAAGAACATACAGCAAGTAAGTTGTTTTTAGAGTCATGCTATGAAACAAGTGCAACAACTCTTAAGAGCAAATAAATCAACATTGTGACCAGTGACTATTAAACCAATATAATGAATGCTTACAACAAATTTGTTTTGACACACTCTGGTGAAatctgtccttatctcaacaCCTTGTGCCCCCCATCAAGTGCCAAAAAAGGACTGctatggtttaaccccagccagcaactgaAGTACCACAAAGCTCCTTGATCACACAGACCCCcactggtgggatggggaggaaaactggaaaaaaaagttaaacccattggttgagataagaacagttaatggaaatagaaaatataataatagtaatgaaaaggaagactACAAAGGGAGCGAAATAAAACCCAGGAAAGGCAAGTGATGAATgatacaattgctcaccaactgctgactgatgcccagacagccagtccccgagcagcgaCTGGCATCTCCCCAGCCATCTCCACCCAGTTTATATACGGAGCATGATGtgctatggtatggaatatctaTCCCCTTTGGCTGCTTCaggtcagctgtgctggctatgatccctcctggcttcttgtgcacctcctcatTAGCAGAGCATGGGAAATTGGAAAGTCCAGGACTAAaaagtaagcactacttagcaacaactaaaacatcagcgtgttatcaacattgttctcatactaaaaccaaaaactgtaccagctactaggaagaaaattaactctatcccagccaaaaccaggacatctACTTGCATCTAAGCAAAAGAAGCATATACTTCCATGCAAGTTCACACACATAATTTATTAATGCCACTTCTTTAAGTTTTTCCAGTCTCTGGATTTCtctttaaattgcatttatGCCTATCAGAGCACTAAGGAAAggatgggaaaaaagaaaacaaaccctgccagcagccacaaAACAACTGTAGTAGAACAGAATGGAAAGAAACGTATTTGCTacattaaaagcaaattcactgcattttttcccaTGCTCTAATCTCAGAGATGCTACATAACATCTAAGTCTTGCCCAACACAGagtgaaaaaagcagaaatatgcTTTATACCAGGCCTCTTGAACCTAAAACTAATTACACTGGTGCCTTTATAAACTGGTTTCTAATCCTCACAATTTACCTACAGAGACCACAGCTGTAATCCCTACAAAGTTCAACCAAGCTAAGACctcaaaatgcaattttattgTTGCAGATAATTACCATTGTCAACTTGTGACTTTTTAATGTCAACATTACGAAAAAAAGTAGATAACCACAGTTTAATCAACATCATTCTCTTCTTCCACATTACCTACCAGCTCTGATACCAGATATACCAACATCCCCAAACTGTTCTTATGTGCATCTGCCCGAACCTCAGTTTTCTCATACTACTGACAgagctacatttttttctaccaCAAAACAG
This genomic stretch from Falco biarmicus isolate bFalBia1 chromosome 13, bFalBia1.pri, whole genome shotgun sequence harbors:
- the RHBDD1 gene encoding rhomboid-related protein 4 isoform X2, producing the protein MQRRQGRVNAGLLLLLYQISQVGLQNIPSVTLGVLALNIFLFLNPVKPLSEVCISVNEGFYRKNWERLLLSPVHHADDWHLYYNMISMLWKGMMLEKKLKSIWFAYIIAVFSVLIGVVYMVLEFMLVKILDDPSYEMNCAVGFSGVLFALKVLNNHYNPGRVSSVLGLQISSKYACWVELVAIHLISPGTSFAGHLAGILVGLMYTMGPLKKIMKACAGGIFSFTEPARPRDYYSAFYKGDVLTLSRSEPRVLRLSRLSIPNAKELLYRWAY